Proteins from a genomic interval of Salmo salar chromosome ssa14, Ssal_v3.1, whole genome shotgun sequence:
- the LOC106568809 gene encoding polyamine-transporting ATPase 13A3, whose product MIAPHERVIIADATPPKDIQPSRIHWHYTENHSPSMDNHVESVEVSLEDVCHVGYGELPTQQEQRYHFAMSGRPFAVVTEHFPNLVQRLALQATILASMAPDQKTQLVEC is encoded by the exons ATGATAGCACCTCATGAGAGGGTCATCATAGCAGACGCCACACCTCCCAAAGACATCCAGCCTTCTCGGATCCATTGGCACTATACAGAGAACCACTCCCCCAGCATGGACAACCACGTTGAG TCAGTGGAGGTCAGCCTTGAAGATGTGTGCCACGTGGGCTATGGTGAGCTGCCCACGCAGCAGGAGCAGCGCTACCACTTTGCCATGAGTGGCAGGCCCTTCGCTGTCGTCACAGAACACTTTCCTAACTTGGTCCAAAGG TTGGCACTGCAGGCCACAATACTCGCCAGCATGGCTCCTGACCAGAAGACTCAGCTGGTGGAGTGTTGA
- the LOC106568763 gene encoding nucleolin — protein MAQSGKATPSRTSTRQKVGEIGDDKQDENNSEGQTDSSASTEVAAPTPQVIFSPEPDANEDGDKVAPIEDDVTENKGEVKDVPAEQMDTTPAAEEETVQVTFESENAIEDASNVEEKTNGNDQAVAVAPVKRKAEDETSSAKKTKCINDGFCLFVGNLNTSKEVEEINDALATFFTSHSLLFQAIRVDITKKFAYVDFNTEEDFTKALELDRVKILDQKIRLGKANVKDVTAEEKKAKDAKTLYVKNISFAATKEDLKKVFDTAVEIRFPRGIGRPSKGIAYIEFKTEAIAEKVLEEKQGTDVQGRVIVIDFLGEKSQQQKMINPPAEATPNNELLVTNLAYTAKEDALRKIFLKAVSVRIPQSSGKPRGHAFIQFESVEDAKEAMELSLNKEICGRAIGVKFSQKRPEGDQGNSVPSKTLMVRNLAKETSEETLKSSFEGAIEARVTKDKETGESRGFGFVDFESIEVCKAVKESVVDLQIDGSKVTLIYATPQGERGPRGEGAGFNRSFRGKPGGRGGGRGRGRGGGFRGGRGGRGGGGGGGGKRT, from the exons ATGGCACAATCAGGCAAA GCAACcccatcaaggacatcaactagACAGAAAGTTGGAGAGATTGGTGACGACAAACAGGATGAAAATAATTCTG AAGGCCAGACTGATTCTTCAGCATCAACAGAGGTAGCTGCCCCTACTCCACAGGTCATCTTTTCCCCAGAACCTGATGCTAATGAGGATGGAGACAAAGTAGCTCCCATTGAAGATGATGTTACAGAGAACAAGGGGGAGGTCAAAGATGTCCCAG CGGAGCAGATGGACACAACTCCTGCTGCTGAGGAGGAAACTGTTCAGGTCACCTTTGAGTCAGAAAATGCCATCGAAGATGCCAGTAATGTTGAAGAGAAGACCAATGGAAATGACCAGG CTGTTGCAGTAGCTCCAGTAAAAAGGAAAGCAGAGGATGAGACTTCTTCAGCGAAGAAAACAAAGTGCATTAATGATG GTTTTTGTCTTTTTGTTGGTAACTTGAACACATCCAAGGAAGTGGAGGAAATCAATGATGCCTTGGCCACCTTTTTTACGTCGCATAGTCTGTTATTTCAAGCTATTCGAGTGGACATAACAAA GAAATTTGCATATGTAGACTTTAACACAGAGGAAGACTTCACAAAAGCCCTTGAGCTGGATAGGGTGAAGATCCTGGACCAAAAGATAAGGCTGGGCAAGGCTAATGTCAAAGACGTCACAGCAGAGGAAAAAAAAG CTAAAGATGCCAAGACCTTGTACGTCAAGAATATCTCATTCGCAGCAACAAAGGAAGACTTGAAGAAAGTCTTTGACACGGCTGTCGAAATCAGGTTTCCTAGAGGCATTGGTAGACCAAGCAAAGG AATTGCCTACATAGAGTTCAAAACGGAGGCCATTGCTGAGAAAGTGCTGGAGGAGAAGCAGGGGACTGATGTCCAAGGCCGTGTCATCGTTATTGACTTTTTGGGAGAAAAGagccaacaacaaaaaatgatcaATCCTCCAG CTGAGGCCACACCGAATAACGAGTTATTGGTGACAAACCTGGCTTACACTGCAAAAGAGGATGCCCTAAGGAAAATCTTTCTCAAAGCAGTCAGTGTCAGAATACCACAGAGCAGTGGCAAACCAAGAGG TCATGCCTTCATTCAGTTTGAAAGTGTGGAGGATGCCAAAGAAGCCATGGAATTATCGTTAAACAAAGAGATTTGTGGAAGAGCCATCGGAGTAAAGTTCAGCCAGAAGAGGCCAGAAGGTGACCAAGGGAACTCAG TTCCTTCAAAGACGTTGATGGTCAGGAATCTTGCCAAGGAGACGAGCGAGGAGACTTTGAAAAGCTCCTTTGAAGGTGCCATTGAAGCTCGAGTCACTAAAGACAAGGAGACTGGTGAATCTAGAGG GTTTGGCTTTGTGGACTTTGAGAGCATAGAGGTCTGCAAGGCTGTTAAGGAGTCTGTGGTGGACCTTCAGATTGACGGAAGCAAGGTGACCCTGATCTATGCCACGCCCCAAGGTGAACGAGGACCTCGTGGAGAAGGAGCAGGCTTCAACAGGAGCTTCAGAGGGAAACCCGGAGGCCGAGGTGGCGGTAGAGGCAGGGGCAGGGGTGGAGGCTTCAGGGGTGGACGAGGAG gcagaggaggaggaggtggtggcggTGGAAAGAGGACTTAA